From Primulina tabacum isolate GXHZ01 chromosome 2, ASM2559414v2, whole genome shotgun sequence, one genomic window encodes:
- the LOC142536903 gene encoding uncharacterized protein LOC142536903 isoform X1, translating to MPLYKRKPLALVEKPSDLKPQELVFQIRYTKEIFRNYSEYLKRINLYRQRVWNCKATGKGNLTYEEALVSEKKASERIQNIPSEYVARVLRDVQYSVLNLKDLVNAIATKLQGPFTVGAELFGRKDGRLYPCKILKVLQEDANRTQYEIAWLNSDHEMNGKVIVNADELTGKNPPLSKRFLKSFIKDSTYRSLPWVIHDSLARKHGISTAPPLELKNEISIQDGFVVCNRKRKKIEDKQKKIEDKKKTAEQNENSLKVYKRRKSGEEISKPSTSTADRDAATENPEAKTIKYPIDDLFVEPAEEDRLLTERPCPCRDFNVPMDCVGNLLMLWDFCGSYGRLFNLSPFSLEDFENSLCYKDSTPLLIVESYSTLLRLLLNDTGKFSMAVENKKRKSKITQINWTEYLCDFLETSCTVDFSMHISTIKRGHHGLLGIHVKLALFQELVAQALETGTIRDKLDEYVEERQALAATRRDEALDEGRKKREEKERRKFEATPKEEVKLSEGNHSMPNGVISENRNDKVYTRKKNHSSVHSQQNHSSRKSEIELGNDISEKNSKKQKVEPNSVENGNHLSKREIHKLKKHEIKESIEMKSTEQRKEFLEREIEKRYIRTMPLGKDRNYCRYWFFRRDGRIFVESSDSKQWGYYKTKEELDALIGSLNPKGQRERALKKQLQKYYNKICAQLHRRSKEATQRDVLEDDALVRRSTRVRAPPRENPAHAFLKYENKWKDI from the exons ATGCCTCTCTACAAAAGAAAGCCACTTGCGTTGGTGGAAAAGCCCAGTGATCTGAAGCCTCAAGAGCTAGTCTTTCAAATTCGCTACACAAAAGAAATCTTCAGAAACTATAG TGAATATTTGAAGAGGATCAACTTATATCGCCAGAGGGTTTGGAACTGCAAAGCTACAGGGAAGGGTAACCTAACCTATGAAGAGGCTTTGGTTTCCGAGAAAAAAGCTTCTGAAAGGATCCAAAATATTCCTAGTGAATATGTAGCTCGTGTACTTCGTGATGTCCAATATA GCGTGCTAAATTTAAAAGATCTGGTAAATGCAATTGCTACGAAGTTACAAGGTCCATTTACAGTGGGTGCTGAATTATTTGGAAGGAAGGATGGTCGTTTATATCCATGCAAAATTTTGAAAGTTCTTCAGGAGGATGCTAACAGAACACAGTATGAGATTGCATGGCTTAACAGTGACCATGAAATGAATGGAAAAGTCATAGTAAATGCTGATGAATTGACGGGAAAGAATCCACCTCTTAGTAAACGTTTTCTGAAGTCTTTCATCAAAGACTCTACTTATCGAAGCCTACCTTGGGTCATACATGATTCTTTGGCAAGGAAGCATGGAATCTCAACTGCCCCTCCTTTAGAACTAAAGAATGAAATTTCCATCCAGGATGGATTTGTAGTTTGTAATAGAAAgcgaaaaaaaattgaagacaaacaaaagaaaattgaagataaAAAAAAGACTGCG gAGCAAAATGAAAACAGCCTCAAGGTATATAAAAGGAGGAAATCAGGTGAGGAAATTTCTAAGCCCTCAACATCCACTGCTGATAGAG ATGCAGCTACTGAGAATCCAGAAGCTAAAACCATAAAATATCcaattgatgatctctttgtGGAACCTGCAGAGGAAGATCGGCTTTTGACAGAAAGGCCTTGCCCATGCCGAGATTTCAATGTACCTATGGATTGTGTGGGGAATCTTTTGATGTTATGGGATTTTTGTGGTTCTTATGGCAGGCTATTCAATCTGTCGCCATTTTCCCTCGAAGACTTTGAGAATTCTTTATGTTATAAGGACAGCACTCCGTTGCTTATTGTCGAATCTTATTCAACTCTGCTTCGGTTGCTTTTGAATGACACTGGGAAGTTTTCCATGGCAGTAGAAAATAAAAAACGAAAATCGAAG ATTACACAAATTAATTGGACTGAATATCTGTGTGATTTCTTGGAAACAAGTTGTACTGTGGATTTTTCTATGCACATCAGTACAATTAAGCGAGGTCATCATGGCCTGTTAGGTATTCATGTGAAACTGGCATTATTTCAAGAACTGGTTGCTCAAGCTTTAGAGACGGGTACTATTCGGGACAAGTTGGATGAGTATGTTGAAGAACGACAGGCTCTTGCTGCAACAAGGAGGGATGAAGCATTGGACGAAGGTAGAAAGAAGAGAGAAGAAAAGGAGCGTAGGAAGTTCGAAGCTACTCCAAAAGAAGAAGTGAAGTTGAGTGAAGGCAATCACAGTATGCCCAACGGTGTTATTTCAGAGAATAGGAATGACAAAGTTTACACTCGAAAAAAGAATCATTCGTCAGTTCACTCTCAGCAGAATCATTCTTCAAGAAAAAG TGAGATTGAACTTGGGAACGACATATCTGAGAAGAATTCGAAGAAGCAGAAGGTTGAACCCAACTCTGTTGAAAATGGTAATCATCTATCGAAGAGGGAGATTCACAAATTGAAGAAACATGAAATCAAGGAATCAATCGAGATGAAAAGCACTGAGCAGAGG AAAGAATTTCTTGAACGTGAAATTGAGAAGAGATACATACGCACTATGCCTTTAGGGAAAGACAGAAATTATTGCAGGTATTGGTTTTTTCGACGTGATGGAAGAATATTTGTTGAGAGTTCTGACTCTAAGCAATGGGGCTACTATAAAACCAAGGAAGAG CTTGATGCTTTGATTGGTTCATTGAATCCAAAAGGTCAGAGGGAGAGGGCTCTTAAAAAGCAGCTGCAGAAATACTACAACAAAATATG TGCCCAACTTCATAGAAGATCGAAGGAGGCCACACAAAGAGATGTACTGGAAGATGACGCCCTGGTTCGCAGATCAACTCGTGTTCGTGCCCCACCGAGGGAAAATCCTGCCCATGCCTTCCTAAAGTATGAGAACAAGTGGAAAGATATTTAA
- the LOC142536903 gene encoding uncharacterized protein LOC142536903 isoform X2 gives MPLYKRKPLALVEKPSDLKPQELVFQIRYTKEIFRNYSEYLKRINLYRQRVWNCKATGKGNLTYEEALVSEKKASERIQNIPSEYVARVLRDVQYSVLNLKDLVNAIATKLQGPFTVGAELFGRKDGRLYPCKILKVLQEDANRTQYEIAWLNSDHEMNGKVIVNADELTGKNPPLSKRFLKSFIKDSTYRSLPWVIHDSLARKHGISTAPPLELKNEISIQDGFVVCNRKRKKIEDKQKKIEDKKKTAEQNENSLKVYKRRKSGEEISKPSTSTADRATENPEAKTIKYPIDDLFVEPAEEDRLLTERPCPCRDFNVPMDCVGNLLMLWDFCGSYGRLFNLSPFSLEDFENSLCYKDSTPLLIVESYSTLLRLLLNDTGKFSMAVENKKRKSKITQINWTEYLCDFLETSCTVDFSMHISTIKRGHHGLLGIHVKLALFQELVAQALETGTIRDKLDEYVEERQALAATRRDEALDEGRKKREEKERRKFEATPKEEVKLSEGNHSMPNGVISENRNDKVYTRKKNHSSVHSQQNHSSRKSEIELGNDISEKNSKKQKVEPNSVENGNHLSKREIHKLKKHEIKESIEMKSTEQRKEFLEREIEKRYIRTMPLGKDRNYCRYWFFRRDGRIFVESSDSKQWGYYKTKEELDALIGSLNPKGQRERALKKQLQKYYNKICAQLHRRSKEATQRDVLEDDALVRRSTRVRAPPRENPAHAFLKYENKWKDI, from the exons ATGCCTCTCTACAAAAGAAAGCCACTTGCGTTGGTGGAAAAGCCCAGTGATCTGAAGCCTCAAGAGCTAGTCTTTCAAATTCGCTACACAAAAGAAATCTTCAGAAACTATAG TGAATATTTGAAGAGGATCAACTTATATCGCCAGAGGGTTTGGAACTGCAAAGCTACAGGGAAGGGTAACCTAACCTATGAAGAGGCTTTGGTTTCCGAGAAAAAAGCTTCTGAAAGGATCCAAAATATTCCTAGTGAATATGTAGCTCGTGTACTTCGTGATGTCCAATATA GCGTGCTAAATTTAAAAGATCTGGTAAATGCAATTGCTACGAAGTTACAAGGTCCATTTACAGTGGGTGCTGAATTATTTGGAAGGAAGGATGGTCGTTTATATCCATGCAAAATTTTGAAAGTTCTTCAGGAGGATGCTAACAGAACACAGTATGAGATTGCATGGCTTAACAGTGACCATGAAATGAATGGAAAAGTCATAGTAAATGCTGATGAATTGACGGGAAAGAATCCACCTCTTAGTAAACGTTTTCTGAAGTCTTTCATCAAAGACTCTACTTATCGAAGCCTACCTTGGGTCATACATGATTCTTTGGCAAGGAAGCATGGAATCTCAACTGCCCCTCCTTTAGAACTAAAGAATGAAATTTCCATCCAGGATGGATTTGTAGTTTGTAATAGAAAgcgaaaaaaaattgaagacaaacaaaagaaaattgaagataaAAAAAAGACTGCG gAGCAAAATGAAAACAGCCTCAAGGTATATAAAAGGAGGAAATCAGGTGAGGAAATTTCTAAGCCCTCAACATCCACTGCTGATAGAG CTACTGAGAATCCAGAAGCTAAAACCATAAAATATCcaattgatgatctctttgtGGAACCTGCAGAGGAAGATCGGCTTTTGACAGAAAGGCCTTGCCCATGCCGAGATTTCAATGTACCTATGGATTGTGTGGGGAATCTTTTGATGTTATGGGATTTTTGTGGTTCTTATGGCAGGCTATTCAATCTGTCGCCATTTTCCCTCGAAGACTTTGAGAATTCTTTATGTTATAAGGACAGCACTCCGTTGCTTATTGTCGAATCTTATTCAACTCTGCTTCGGTTGCTTTTGAATGACACTGGGAAGTTTTCCATGGCAGTAGAAAATAAAAAACGAAAATCGAAG ATTACACAAATTAATTGGACTGAATATCTGTGTGATTTCTTGGAAACAAGTTGTACTGTGGATTTTTCTATGCACATCAGTACAATTAAGCGAGGTCATCATGGCCTGTTAGGTATTCATGTGAAACTGGCATTATTTCAAGAACTGGTTGCTCAAGCTTTAGAGACGGGTACTATTCGGGACAAGTTGGATGAGTATGTTGAAGAACGACAGGCTCTTGCTGCAACAAGGAGGGATGAAGCATTGGACGAAGGTAGAAAGAAGAGAGAAGAAAAGGAGCGTAGGAAGTTCGAAGCTACTCCAAAAGAAGAAGTGAAGTTGAGTGAAGGCAATCACAGTATGCCCAACGGTGTTATTTCAGAGAATAGGAATGACAAAGTTTACACTCGAAAAAAGAATCATTCGTCAGTTCACTCTCAGCAGAATCATTCTTCAAGAAAAAG TGAGATTGAACTTGGGAACGACATATCTGAGAAGAATTCGAAGAAGCAGAAGGTTGAACCCAACTCTGTTGAAAATGGTAATCATCTATCGAAGAGGGAGATTCACAAATTGAAGAAACATGAAATCAAGGAATCAATCGAGATGAAAAGCACTGAGCAGAGG AAAGAATTTCTTGAACGTGAAATTGAGAAGAGATACATACGCACTATGCCTTTAGGGAAAGACAGAAATTATTGCAGGTATTGGTTTTTTCGACGTGATGGAAGAATATTTGTTGAGAGTTCTGACTCTAAGCAATGGGGCTACTATAAAACCAAGGAAGAG CTTGATGCTTTGATTGGTTCATTGAATCCAAAAGGTCAGAGGGAGAGGGCTCTTAAAAAGCAGCTGCAGAAATACTACAACAAAATATG TGCCCAACTTCATAGAAGATCGAAGGAGGCCACACAAAGAGATGTACTGGAAGATGACGCCCTGGTTCGCAGATCAACTCGTGTTCGTGCCCCACCGAGGGAAAATCCTGCCCATGCCTTCCTAAAGTATGAGAACAAGTGGAAAGATATTTAA
- the LOC142536903 gene encoding uncharacterized protein LOC142536903 isoform X5 has translation MPLYKRKPLALVEKPSDLKPQELVFQIRYTKEIFRNYSEYLKRINLYRQRVWNCKATGKGNLTYEEALVSEKKASERIQNIPSEYVARVLRDVQYSVLNLKDLVNAIATKLQGPFTVGAELFGRKDGRLYPCKILKVLQEDANRTQYEIAWLNSDHEMNGKVIVNADELTGKNPPLSKRFLKSFIKDSTYRSLPWVIHDSLARKHGISTAPPLELKNEISIQDGFVVCNRKRKKIEDKQKKIEDKKKTAEQNENSLKVYKRRKSGEEISKPSTSTADREEDRLLTERPCPCRDFNVPMDCVGNLLMLWDFCGSYGRLFNLSPFSLEDFENSLCYKDSTPLLIVESYSTLLRLLLNDTGKFSMAVENKKRKSKITQINWTEYLCDFLETSCTVDFSMHISTIKRGHHGLLGIHVKLALFQELVAQALETGTIRDKLDEYVEERQALAATRRDEALDEGRKKREEKERRKFEATPKEEVKLSEGNHSMPNGVISENRNDKVYTRKKNHSSVHSQQNHSSRKSEIELGNDISEKNSKKQKVEPNSVENGNHLSKREIHKLKKHEIKESIEMKSTEQRKEFLEREIEKRYIRTMPLGKDRNYCRYWFFRRDGRIFVESSDSKQWGYYKTKEELDALIGSLNPKGQRERALKKQLQKYYNKICAQLHRRSKEATQRDVLEDDALVRRSTRVRAPPRENPAHAFLKYENKWKDI, from the exons ATGCCTCTCTACAAAAGAAAGCCACTTGCGTTGGTGGAAAAGCCCAGTGATCTGAAGCCTCAAGAGCTAGTCTTTCAAATTCGCTACACAAAAGAAATCTTCAGAAACTATAG TGAATATTTGAAGAGGATCAACTTATATCGCCAGAGGGTTTGGAACTGCAAAGCTACAGGGAAGGGTAACCTAACCTATGAAGAGGCTTTGGTTTCCGAGAAAAAAGCTTCTGAAAGGATCCAAAATATTCCTAGTGAATATGTAGCTCGTGTACTTCGTGATGTCCAATATA GCGTGCTAAATTTAAAAGATCTGGTAAATGCAATTGCTACGAAGTTACAAGGTCCATTTACAGTGGGTGCTGAATTATTTGGAAGGAAGGATGGTCGTTTATATCCATGCAAAATTTTGAAAGTTCTTCAGGAGGATGCTAACAGAACACAGTATGAGATTGCATGGCTTAACAGTGACCATGAAATGAATGGAAAAGTCATAGTAAATGCTGATGAATTGACGGGAAAGAATCCACCTCTTAGTAAACGTTTTCTGAAGTCTTTCATCAAAGACTCTACTTATCGAAGCCTACCTTGGGTCATACATGATTCTTTGGCAAGGAAGCATGGAATCTCAACTGCCCCTCCTTTAGAACTAAAGAATGAAATTTCCATCCAGGATGGATTTGTAGTTTGTAATAGAAAgcgaaaaaaaattgaagacaaacaaaagaaaattgaagataaAAAAAAGACTGCG gAGCAAAATGAAAACAGCCTCAAGGTATATAAAAGGAGGAAATCAGGTGAGGAAATTTCTAAGCCCTCAACATCCACTGCTGATAGAG AGGAAGATCGGCTTTTGACAGAAAGGCCTTGCCCATGCCGAGATTTCAATGTACCTATGGATTGTGTGGGGAATCTTTTGATGTTATGGGATTTTTGTGGTTCTTATGGCAGGCTATTCAATCTGTCGCCATTTTCCCTCGAAGACTTTGAGAATTCTTTATGTTATAAGGACAGCACTCCGTTGCTTATTGTCGAATCTTATTCAACTCTGCTTCGGTTGCTTTTGAATGACACTGGGAAGTTTTCCATGGCAGTAGAAAATAAAAAACGAAAATCGAAG ATTACACAAATTAATTGGACTGAATATCTGTGTGATTTCTTGGAAACAAGTTGTACTGTGGATTTTTCTATGCACATCAGTACAATTAAGCGAGGTCATCATGGCCTGTTAGGTATTCATGTGAAACTGGCATTATTTCAAGAACTGGTTGCTCAAGCTTTAGAGACGGGTACTATTCGGGACAAGTTGGATGAGTATGTTGAAGAACGACAGGCTCTTGCTGCAACAAGGAGGGATGAAGCATTGGACGAAGGTAGAAAGAAGAGAGAAGAAAAGGAGCGTAGGAAGTTCGAAGCTACTCCAAAAGAAGAAGTGAAGTTGAGTGAAGGCAATCACAGTATGCCCAACGGTGTTATTTCAGAGAATAGGAATGACAAAGTTTACACTCGAAAAAAGAATCATTCGTCAGTTCACTCTCAGCAGAATCATTCTTCAAGAAAAAG TGAGATTGAACTTGGGAACGACATATCTGAGAAGAATTCGAAGAAGCAGAAGGTTGAACCCAACTCTGTTGAAAATGGTAATCATCTATCGAAGAGGGAGATTCACAAATTGAAGAAACATGAAATCAAGGAATCAATCGAGATGAAAAGCACTGAGCAGAGG AAAGAATTTCTTGAACGTGAAATTGAGAAGAGATACATACGCACTATGCCTTTAGGGAAAGACAGAAATTATTGCAGGTATTGGTTTTTTCGACGTGATGGAAGAATATTTGTTGAGAGTTCTGACTCTAAGCAATGGGGCTACTATAAAACCAAGGAAGAG CTTGATGCTTTGATTGGTTCATTGAATCCAAAAGGTCAGAGGGAGAGGGCTCTTAAAAAGCAGCTGCAGAAATACTACAACAAAATATG TGCCCAACTTCATAGAAGATCGAAGGAGGCCACACAAAGAGATGTACTGGAAGATGACGCCCTGGTTCGCAGATCAACTCGTGTTCGTGCCCCACCGAGGGAAAATCCTGCCCATGCCTTCCTAAAGTATGAGAACAAGTGGAAAGATATTTAA
- the LOC142536903 gene encoding uncharacterized protein LOC142536903 isoform X3 encodes MPLYKRKPLALVEKPSDLKPQELVFQIRYTKEIFRNYSEYLKRINLYRQRVWNCKATGKGNLTYEEALVSEKKASERIQNIPSEYVARVLRDVQYSVLNLKDLVNAIATKLQGPFTVGAELFGRKDGRLYPCKILKVLQEDANRTQYEIAWLNSDHEMNGKVIVNADELTGKNPPLSKRFLKSFIKDSTYRSLPWVIHDSLARKHGISTAPPLELKNEISIQDGFVVCNRKRKKIEDKQKKIEDKKKTAEQNENSLKVYKRRKSDAATENPEAKTIKYPIDDLFVEPAEEDRLLTERPCPCRDFNVPMDCVGNLLMLWDFCGSYGRLFNLSPFSLEDFENSLCYKDSTPLLIVESYSTLLRLLLNDTGKFSMAVENKKRKSKITQINWTEYLCDFLETSCTVDFSMHISTIKRGHHGLLGIHVKLALFQELVAQALETGTIRDKLDEYVEERQALAATRRDEALDEGRKKREEKERRKFEATPKEEVKLSEGNHSMPNGVISENRNDKVYTRKKNHSSVHSQQNHSSRKSEIELGNDISEKNSKKQKVEPNSVENGNHLSKREIHKLKKHEIKESIEMKSTEQRKEFLEREIEKRYIRTMPLGKDRNYCRYWFFRRDGRIFVESSDSKQWGYYKTKEELDALIGSLNPKGQRERALKKQLQKYYNKICAQLHRRSKEATQRDVLEDDALVRRSTRVRAPPRENPAHAFLKYENKWKDI; translated from the exons ATGCCTCTCTACAAAAGAAAGCCACTTGCGTTGGTGGAAAAGCCCAGTGATCTGAAGCCTCAAGAGCTAGTCTTTCAAATTCGCTACACAAAAGAAATCTTCAGAAACTATAG TGAATATTTGAAGAGGATCAACTTATATCGCCAGAGGGTTTGGAACTGCAAAGCTACAGGGAAGGGTAACCTAACCTATGAAGAGGCTTTGGTTTCCGAGAAAAAAGCTTCTGAAAGGATCCAAAATATTCCTAGTGAATATGTAGCTCGTGTACTTCGTGATGTCCAATATA GCGTGCTAAATTTAAAAGATCTGGTAAATGCAATTGCTACGAAGTTACAAGGTCCATTTACAGTGGGTGCTGAATTATTTGGAAGGAAGGATGGTCGTTTATATCCATGCAAAATTTTGAAAGTTCTTCAGGAGGATGCTAACAGAACACAGTATGAGATTGCATGGCTTAACAGTGACCATGAAATGAATGGAAAAGTCATAGTAAATGCTGATGAATTGACGGGAAAGAATCCACCTCTTAGTAAACGTTTTCTGAAGTCTTTCATCAAAGACTCTACTTATCGAAGCCTACCTTGGGTCATACATGATTCTTTGGCAAGGAAGCATGGAATCTCAACTGCCCCTCCTTTAGAACTAAAGAATGAAATTTCCATCCAGGATGGATTTGTAGTTTGTAATAGAAAgcgaaaaaaaattgaagacaaacaaaagaaaattgaagataaAAAAAAGACTGCG gAGCAAAATGAAAACAGCCTCAAGGTATATAAAAGGAGGAAATCAG ATGCAGCTACTGAGAATCCAGAAGCTAAAACCATAAAATATCcaattgatgatctctttgtGGAACCTGCAGAGGAAGATCGGCTTTTGACAGAAAGGCCTTGCCCATGCCGAGATTTCAATGTACCTATGGATTGTGTGGGGAATCTTTTGATGTTATGGGATTTTTGTGGTTCTTATGGCAGGCTATTCAATCTGTCGCCATTTTCCCTCGAAGACTTTGAGAATTCTTTATGTTATAAGGACAGCACTCCGTTGCTTATTGTCGAATCTTATTCAACTCTGCTTCGGTTGCTTTTGAATGACACTGGGAAGTTTTCCATGGCAGTAGAAAATAAAAAACGAAAATCGAAG ATTACACAAATTAATTGGACTGAATATCTGTGTGATTTCTTGGAAACAAGTTGTACTGTGGATTTTTCTATGCACATCAGTACAATTAAGCGAGGTCATCATGGCCTGTTAGGTATTCATGTGAAACTGGCATTATTTCAAGAACTGGTTGCTCAAGCTTTAGAGACGGGTACTATTCGGGACAAGTTGGATGAGTATGTTGAAGAACGACAGGCTCTTGCTGCAACAAGGAGGGATGAAGCATTGGACGAAGGTAGAAAGAAGAGAGAAGAAAAGGAGCGTAGGAAGTTCGAAGCTACTCCAAAAGAAGAAGTGAAGTTGAGTGAAGGCAATCACAGTATGCCCAACGGTGTTATTTCAGAGAATAGGAATGACAAAGTTTACACTCGAAAAAAGAATCATTCGTCAGTTCACTCTCAGCAGAATCATTCTTCAAGAAAAAG TGAGATTGAACTTGGGAACGACATATCTGAGAAGAATTCGAAGAAGCAGAAGGTTGAACCCAACTCTGTTGAAAATGGTAATCATCTATCGAAGAGGGAGATTCACAAATTGAAGAAACATGAAATCAAGGAATCAATCGAGATGAAAAGCACTGAGCAGAGG AAAGAATTTCTTGAACGTGAAATTGAGAAGAGATACATACGCACTATGCCTTTAGGGAAAGACAGAAATTATTGCAGGTATTGGTTTTTTCGACGTGATGGAAGAATATTTGTTGAGAGTTCTGACTCTAAGCAATGGGGCTACTATAAAACCAAGGAAGAG CTTGATGCTTTGATTGGTTCATTGAATCCAAAAGGTCAGAGGGAGAGGGCTCTTAAAAAGCAGCTGCAGAAATACTACAACAAAATATG TGCCCAACTTCATAGAAGATCGAAGGAGGCCACACAAAGAGATGTACTGGAAGATGACGCCCTGGTTCGCAGATCAACTCGTGTTCGTGCCCCACCGAGGGAAAATCCTGCCCATGCCTTCCTAAAGTATGAGAACAAGTGGAAAGATATTTAA
- the LOC142536903 gene encoding uncharacterized protein LOC142536903 isoform X4, whose product MPLYKRKPLALVEKPSDLKPQELVFQIRYTKEIFRNYSEYLKRINLYRQRVWNCKATGKGNLTYEEALVSEKKASERIQNIPSEYVARVLRDVQYSVLNLKDLVNAIATKLQGPFTVGAELFGRKDGRLYPCKILKVLQEDANRTQYEIAWLNSDHEMNGKVIVNADELTGKNPPLSKRFLKSFIKDSTYRSLPWVIHDSLARKHGISTAPPLELKNEISIQDGFVVCNRKRKKIEDKQKKIEDKKKTAEQNENSLKVYKRRKSATENPEAKTIKYPIDDLFVEPAEEDRLLTERPCPCRDFNVPMDCVGNLLMLWDFCGSYGRLFNLSPFSLEDFENSLCYKDSTPLLIVESYSTLLRLLLNDTGKFSMAVENKKRKSKITQINWTEYLCDFLETSCTVDFSMHISTIKRGHHGLLGIHVKLALFQELVAQALETGTIRDKLDEYVEERQALAATRRDEALDEGRKKREEKERRKFEATPKEEVKLSEGNHSMPNGVISENRNDKVYTRKKNHSSVHSQQNHSSRKSEIELGNDISEKNSKKQKVEPNSVENGNHLSKREIHKLKKHEIKESIEMKSTEQRKEFLEREIEKRYIRTMPLGKDRNYCRYWFFRRDGRIFVESSDSKQWGYYKTKEELDALIGSLNPKGQRERALKKQLQKYYNKICAQLHRRSKEATQRDVLEDDALVRRSTRVRAPPRENPAHAFLKYENKWKDI is encoded by the exons ATGCCTCTCTACAAAAGAAAGCCACTTGCGTTGGTGGAAAAGCCCAGTGATCTGAAGCCTCAAGAGCTAGTCTTTCAAATTCGCTACACAAAAGAAATCTTCAGAAACTATAG TGAATATTTGAAGAGGATCAACTTATATCGCCAGAGGGTTTGGAACTGCAAAGCTACAGGGAAGGGTAACCTAACCTATGAAGAGGCTTTGGTTTCCGAGAAAAAAGCTTCTGAAAGGATCCAAAATATTCCTAGTGAATATGTAGCTCGTGTACTTCGTGATGTCCAATATA GCGTGCTAAATTTAAAAGATCTGGTAAATGCAATTGCTACGAAGTTACAAGGTCCATTTACAGTGGGTGCTGAATTATTTGGAAGGAAGGATGGTCGTTTATATCCATGCAAAATTTTGAAAGTTCTTCAGGAGGATGCTAACAGAACACAGTATGAGATTGCATGGCTTAACAGTGACCATGAAATGAATGGAAAAGTCATAGTAAATGCTGATGAATTGACGGGAAAGAATCCACCTCTTAGTAAACGTTTTCTGAAGTCTTTCATCAAAGACTCTACTTATCGAAGCCTACCTTGGGTCATACATGATTCTTTGGCAAGGAAGCATGGAATCTCAACTGCCCCTCCTTTAGAACTAAAGAATGAAATTTCCATCCAGGATGGATTTGTAGTTTGTAATAGAAAgcgaaaaaaaattgaagacaaacaaaagaaaattgaagataaAAAAAAGACTGCG gAGCAAAATGAAAACAGCCTCAAGGTATATAAAAGGAGGAAATCAG CTACTGAGAATCCAGAAGCTAAAACCATAAAATATCcaattgatgatctctttgtGGAACCTGCAGAGGAAGATCGGCTTTTGACAGAAAGGCCTTGCCCATGCCGAGATTTCAATGTACCTATGGATTGTGTGGGGAATCTTTTGATGTTATGGGATTTTTGTGGTTCTTATGGCAGGCTATTCAATCTGTCGCCATTTTCCCTCGAAGACTTTGAGAATTCTTTATGTTATAAGGACAGCACTCCGTTGCTTATTGTCGAATCTTATTCAACTCTGCTTCGGTTGCTTTTGAATGACACTGGGAAGTTTTCCATGGCAGTAGAAAATAAAAAACGAAAATCGAAG ATTACACAAATTAATTGGACTGAATATCTGTGTGATTTCTTGGAAACAAGTTGTACTGTGGATTTTTCTATGCACATCAGTACAATTAAGCGAGGTCATCATGGCCTGTTAGGTATTCATGTGAAACTGGCATTATTTCAAGAACTGGTTGCTCAAGCTTTAGAGACGGGTACTATTCGGGACAAGTTGGATGAGTATGTTGAAGAACGACAGGCTCTTGCTGCAACAAGGAGGGATGAAGCATTGGACGAAGGTAGAAAGAAGAGAGAAGAAAAGGAGCGTAGGAAGTTCGAAGCTACTCCAAAAGAAGAAGTGAAGTTGAGTGAAGGCAATCACAGTATGCCCAACGGTGTTATTTCAGAGAATAGGAATGACAAAGTTTACACTCGAAAAAAGAATCATTCGTCAGTTCACTCTCAGCAGAATCATTCTTCAAGAAAAAG TGAGATTGAACTTGGGAACGACATATCTGAGAAGAATTCGAAGAAGCAGAAGGTTGAACCCAACTCTGTTGAAAATGGTAATCATCTATCGAAGAGGGAGATTCACAAATTGAAGAAACATGAAATCAAGGAATCAATCGAGATGAAAAGCACTGAGCAGAGG AAAGAATTTCTTGAACGTGAAATTGAGAAGAGATACATACGCACTATGCCTTTAGGGAAAGACAGAAATTATTGCAGGTATTGGTTTTTTCGACGTGATGGAAGAATATTTGTTGAGAGTTCTGACTCTAAGCAATGGGGCTACTATAAAACCAAGGAAGAG CTTGATGCTTTGATTGGTTCATTGAATCCAAAAGGTCAGAGGGAGAGGGCTCTTAAAAAGCAGCTGCAGAAATACTACAACAAAATATG TGCCCAACTTCATAGAAGATCGAAGGAGGCCACACAAAGAGATGTACTGGAAGATGACGCCCTGGTTCGCAGATCAACTCGTGTTCGTGCCCCACCGAGGGAAAATCCTGCCCATGCCTTCCTAAAGTATGAGAACAAGTGGAAAGATATTTAA